Proteins found in one Misgurnus anguillicaudatus chromosome 3, ASM2758022v2, whole genome shotgun sequence genomic segment:
- the LOC141353331 gene encoding uncharacterized protein, whose amino-acid sequence MEKTRAAYFSPNEQQLLMEMYEEVKHIICKKGNTAAVIKQRENAWQTIADRLNATNMSGQKRTWQQVKIKYKNILQAAIKKKSHISGTGGGPPTQDFTTAEELALDLNKGKPVIEGIQGGTATDSGPARDTGLFTQASGNTLTLLEPPDYDSPREGTSTAVECTSADDETVSLDSRRLEDTDIGLPDKQPGNINSQTVRSLYTTHLKRQIELTEVKIDVNKRKLQDMDLDMQIKRKTLRKLELEIQKLEREVSDFSSHCNHDCNTMY is encoded by the exons ATGGAAAAAACCCGTGCGGCATACTTTTCACCTAATGAGCAACAGCTTCTTATGGAAATGTATGAAGAAGTAAAAcatataatatgtaaaaaaggCAATACAGCTGCTGTAATAAAGCAAAGAGAGAATGCCTGGCAAACAATAGCGGACCGATTAAATGC AACAAACATGTCTGGCCAAAAAAGGACTTGGCAGCAAGTCAAGATTAAATACAAGAATATTTTGCAGGCTG caattaaaaagaaaagtcATATATCTGGTACGGGGGGTGGCCCTCCTACCCAAGACTTCACCACAGCAGAGGAGCTGGCCCTGGATTTAAATAAAGGAAAGCCAGTGATTGAAGGGATCCAGGGAGGGACAGCCACTGATTCTGGCCCAGCAAGGGATACTGGCCTCTTCACACAAG CATCTGGTAACACCCTTACACTTTTGGAGCCACCAGACTATGATTCGCCG AGAGAAGGCACATCTACAGCAGTGGAATGCACTTCTGCCGATGATGAGACCGTGTCGCTGGACTCCAGAAGGCTCGAG GATACTGACATTGGACTGCCTGATAAGCAGCCTGGTAACATA AATTCACAAACTGTCAGATCTCTCTACACGACGCATCTTAAGAGACAGATCGAGCTGACAGAAGTCAAGATTGATGTGAACAAAAGAAAGCTGCAGGACATGGACCTTGACATGCAAATTAAACGCAAGACACTTAGGAAACTAGAACTGGAAATCCAGAAACTAGAAAGAGAAGTAAGTGACTTCAGTTCACACTGTAACCATGACTGTAATACAATGTATtaa